A segment of the Ipomoea triloba cultivar NCNSP0323 chromosome 1, ASM357664v1 genome:
aactatgattttgaaatggaagaatgaccattttggtccctcaattgtttcccaactgtcaatgtagtccctagttttcaatttcaactaatttgatccttgaattgtttaaaatttcgtcaattaaacccttccaagggaccaaaatggtgattttcccacttttaaaatttgtcaattttatcctcgaagggtttaattgacgaaattttaaacaattcaaggaccaaattagttgaaattgaaaactagggactacattgacagttgggaaacaattgagggaccaaaatggtgatttcCCCTTTTGAAATCTTTAGTGTTAAAAATTTTGTGAAATGGAAAGTGAAGCAGACATTATTAGCATTTCTATTGGTATGGTCTTCCCATGTTTTACCATCTCTAACCCTACAGGTAGATGTTCAATAACAATATGAAAGTCCTTCTGGTTTATAATGTTGAAAAGTTCCCAGGTCTATATGCTTTACGGTCTATTTGCGTTTCTTCTGCACTTGTTACTAATATTGATTATTACATTTTGATCAATGGGTTCTACATGCATGACATCAGAATGCAATAAATgtgtaaatttaaattatgtagAAATAAAGCTCTAAACTCCCTGTGATAGTTGATCATTGGTTAGTGGTTACACTTTTGTTGTTCGAAGAATCATGAGTGCTGAAATGTGCTCTCTTAAAAGATAATCCAATAATTATCCAAACAACGATATTGAAAGAATACCCATCATGTGGCTAGAGCCCAACATCAgaatgcatttttattttattttatggatTTTATTAAAACTTACAACAAATAAAGCATTGTTATTGGTTTCATAAAACAATTTCTTATAATTATGGTGTTACACTAATTTGCAGGGAGCTTCTACCGTGCATTTTCAGGACAGGAATGCAGAGGGTATAAGATGCACCACTATTCCAAATGTCTTGGTTAACCTTGAGGAGGCTCGGGAACGGCAGTGCCGTCAACCTGAGAGCCCTTTGACTCCTTCTAGGCAGACTCTTGCTCCAACAGTAAACTTCTATGCAGGGGAATGGGGGGAACTGCCAACGGTGTTGTCTGTTGTTAGGAATGATGCATCTGAGATACCTAGAGGGATGAGCCTCAGCTTCTCTGAGGAAGATTTAATGGATGGCTGTAGTAGCCAAGATGGGAGCATCTTAGTCCATGAATCATCCTCCAGGCGATCTAGGAAACTGTCTGGAAGCAGGGCATGGGAGAGAGCTAGTGATGCAGACCAAGGAGAAAGTGGATATGATGTTATTTTGATGACCGAGATTCCCTATTCAGTGGCCTCGCTGAAGAAGCTGTATTCACTGATAAAAAAGGTTAGTTAGTTTCTTTCTCCCTGCTTCATTAAGTAGCTTGTCTTCTGTTTGAACATACATGAAACTGAAAATTTTCATGCTGTGTCAAATTTGACAAAATAAGTTGATTGCTTTGTGTCAAATAAGCTGATTGTGGTATTTGTGGGCTGGTTCAGCATTTTGTGAACAATGAGCCCCAATTAAGTTTTCAGCATGAGTACTGGATGTGTTGTTACATAAAGTTGCAACCCATCCATCCTTCCACAGCACGTGCACATTGGTTGAATTCATATTTTGCATCATAATCTATAACTAAAATGATTTCTCCTCATTCTACTTATGTTCATTTCTATTCCCATTTTCCTGAATTACTAGTGCTTAAGGCCTCCTTATGGAGTAATGTACCTGGCAACAAAGAGAAACTATGTTGGCTTCAACAGTGCTGCACGACACCTCCGGAGTCTGGTGGATGAGGAAGGTGTTTTTGGTGCTCATTTGGTGACAGAGCTAACAGACAGAGAGATTTGGAAATTCTTTTTCAAATGAAAAGAAGATCTGATCTCAGCTTTGCCCCAAATTTAAGGTTCTATTCATTCAATAATTGTTTcgagtaatatataatataatagtaaatTCTTGTTATTAAGAAAAGATACTACTGGTTCAGTGCTTGTCTCCTGTAATTATGTTCTTTAAACTTCTTGTTTACGTTGAGATGTAAATTTTATAGGCTTGTGTAATATACTTTGTTTTAGCATTGATGGAGGAAAATTCTCTAAATTGGCACTTCTTGTCCATTTAGTTATAGCTAGCTACTCTAGTGAGTTTGTGCCCCATATTGCTCTTTCCTAATCCTtctttcatcttcatcctccaacttttcttatattttttactacatgtaacagggtcaatagtattaaaaaaaaaaaaaaacttttcttatattttcttGTATCTTACGGGGGATTAGCATCCTCTTAACCAACCCTATTCTATAACACAAAGGGTGTTTTGTTTGCTTCAAACATGAGAGTCGGAATTGtaattagaattaaatatttgataatcGGAATGAATTTAagttaaataagtttttttgtttgttaataaataataattataatcaaaataaataataattaattaaaaatcagtATTATAGGTGATTAGGGTTTCCGCAATTATCCAACCATCTTTGAACACTAGCATCGGCAACAGACGACTATCAAACTGTCGCTGATCGCCTTCCTTGACGAAAGGCGACTAATTGGTCACCTTCCCCGGTAGAAGGCGACTAGTAGTCGCCACTACTTGGGAAGATGAACAGTTGTCGCCTTCAGGTCCCTTAATTGAGAAAGGTGATTGGCGATGGTCAAACAGGTCAATCTGTTAGTACTTGGAGATAGTCGGACcctagtgacctataataacataCCACTAAttgacttttatatattaatattaatataaacacTTTATAAAAAGTTTAGGAAACTAATTcactttaaaaataacatttagacttttttttttaattttatttttgctttttaaAGAATCTACTATTCTACTGCGTTGAATCAAGTCACAGCAAGCTTTACCCTTTGCCGGCCTCCAGCGACGCTGTGATCGGTACCAGATTCCAATCAAACACTCACAGGTAGATGGACTCCGATGATGACAGGAGAGGAAGGCGAGTCCCCTTCAAGGACAGGACCGAATGGGCAGACGTAAGGCCTGTTCCGCAAGACGACGGCCCTAGCCCCGTTGTCCCGATAGCCTACACCGACGACTTCTCAGAAACCATGGACTACTTTCGCGCCGTCTACCTAGCCGACGAGCGTTCTCCCCGCGCTCTCCAACTCACCGCTGAAGCCATCCGTCTTAACCCTGGCAATTATACTGTAAGTTCAACTTCTCAAGCTTGTTGTACATCAAATTATTGACTCTGTCAGTTGAAGCCTTGAAGGACATATGAAGATTGTCGATTCCTTTATTGTTAATTCTACCTCCATACAGGCACACTCACATGCATCATCCGTATATTTAGAAATGCGCAgtttataaacttttttttttaattacagaTTTGGCAATTTAGGCGTGTGGTACTC
Coding sequences within it:
- the LOC116020951 gene encoding uncharacterized protein LOC116020951, which produces MRAPSLLAQCLPGLISADRGCHASVISDRDGHLPFPAVEIVPSKTAHPYTYAGENVDLQGINIVKGRISVADIIGFTGTEMISSKPDGYLKCWDGSLDLVNVLKHEIRDGQLSFRGKRVIELSCGYGLPGIFACLKGASTVHFQDRNAEGIRCTTIPNVLVNLEEARERQCRQPESPLTPSRQTLAPTVNFYAGEWGELPTVLSVVRNDASEIPRGMSLSFSEEDLMDGCSSQDGSILVHESSSRRSRKLSGSRAWERASDADQGESGYDVILMTEIPYSVASLKKLYSLIKKCLRPPYGVMYLATKRNYVGFNSAARHLRSLVDEEGVFGAHLVTELTDREIWKFFFK